The following are encoded together in the uncultured Sphaerochaeta sp. genome:
- a CDS encoding branched-chain amino acid aminotransferase has product MEKKNIDWASLGFTYIETDKRYVSRFKDGKWDDGAMVDDANVSISESAGVLQYSQTCFEGLKAYTTVDGRVVTFRPDLNAERMYETAERLLMPPFPIERFIDALDKLVKANLAYVPPYGTGATLYIRPFLFGSGPVIGVAPAPEYTFRMFSTPVGPYFKGGVRPLRLQVSSYDRAAPRGTGHIKAGLNYAMSLYPGYNAKKNGFDENMYLDAATHTFIEETGGANFIFITKDNKVVTPKSDTILPSITRRSLMYVAKEYLHLETEEREIPLSELSEFVEGGLCGTAAVISPIGSVTTESGVITMPSGMEKMGPITQKLYDTLTGIQMGRIEAPEGWIHTIA; this is encoded by the coding sequence ATGGAAAAGAAGAACATTGATTGGGCCAGTCTCGGATTTACGTATATCGAGACAGACAAACGGTATGTTTCCCGTTTTAAGGATGGGAAATGGGACGATGGAGCAATGGTGGATGATGCAAATGTAAGCATCAGTGAGTCTGCAGGGGTTTTGCAGTATTCGCAAACCTGCTTTGAGGGTTTGAAAGCATATACCACTGTAGATGGTCGAGTTGTCACCTTCCGTCCTGACCTCAATGCCGAGCGTATGTATGAGACGGCTGAGCGTCTTCTCATGCCTCCCTTCCCCATAGAGCGGTTCATCGATGCACTCGATAAGTTGGTCAAGGCAAACCTTGCCTATGTGCCACCCTATGGTACGGGTGCCACTCTCTATATCAGGCCATTTCTATTTGGGAGCGGTCCTGTTATCGGGGTTGCTCCGGCTCCTGAGTATACCTTCAGGATGTTCAGTACCCCTGTCGGCCCTTATTTCAAGGGTGGTGTGAGGCCATTGAGATTACAGGTAAGCAGTTACGACCGTGCAGCCCCGAGAGGCACGGGACATATTAAGGCAGGATTGAACTATGCCATGAGTCTGTACCCCGGTTATAACGCAAAAAAGAACGGGTTTGATGAGAACATGTATCTTGATGCGGCAACCCACACGTTCATTGAAGAGACTGGTGGGGCAAACTTCATCTTCATTACCAAGGATAACAAGGTGGTAACTCCCAAGAGTGATACCATTCTTCCTTCTATCACCAGAAGATCACTTATGTATGTCGCGAAAGAGTATCTACATCTGGAGACAGAAGAACGAGAGATACCGTTAAGTGAGCTTTCTGAGTTCGTGGAAGGAGGTTTATGCGGTACTGCTGCTGTTATCTCTCCCATTGGATCCGTTACCACAGAAAGTGGAGTTATCACGATGCCAAGTGGGATGGAGAAGATGGGACCGATTACCCAGAAACTCTATGATACCCTTACCGGAATACAGATGGGGAGAATAGAAGCACCAGAAGGGTGGATCCATACCATCGCCTGA
- the nagZ gene encoding beta-N-acetylhexosaminidase — protein MDLELSLACRIGQHLMCGLPGYTLDDAFREAVRKYKISNVILFSRNIRDKEQLYTLCADIQELVQTECGVPALIGIDQEGGMVSRLSSDCTIVPSAMAIGATGDERCALRAGILTGRELSALGVNVDFAPSLDMNSNPLNPVIGVRSYGDDPDVVSRFARSMVDGIQSQGVMAVGKHFPGHGDTHQDSHLVLPAVGGELSDLQNHILPFSEAVRGGIQGIMSSHILFPDIEKEHVPATMSPFFMTELLKNTLGFKGLVFSDCMEMFAIAKHSGTVDGTVFAMKAGVDVVLISHTISLGIAAAEAIATALEAGSLSREVFDASTDKILLAKEMLQEAERKPLSVVGSAMHTRENQRLYDRSLTLVQDAPFTLGDNPFFVGVPCFQATVVSSEEHEVMFAPDMARLVGGSSFVVSENPDEREIQRVLSGAKGCSSVVVGTYNGHQYPGQIALANALAKEHQVLTVALRNPYDLAELDVHIRSIAAYAYNRDTILALARLLKKEITATGILPVQLVRT, from the coding sequence ATGGACTTAGAACTCTCATTGGCATGCAGGATTGGCCAGCACTTGATGTGTGGTCTGCCTGGCTATACCTTGGACGATGCGTTTAGGGAAGCTGTAAGGAAGTACAAGATTTCCAATGTCATCCTATTTTCCAGGAATATCAGGGATAAGGAGCAACTGTACACACTTTGTGCTGATATACAGGAGTTGGTGCAAACAGAGTGTGGTGTCCCAGCACTGATAGGTATTGACCAGGAAGGAGGTATGGTCAGTCGTCTCTCCAGTGATTGTACGATAGTGCCCTCCGCCATGGCCATTGGGGCTACCGGTGATGAGCGTTGTGCCTTGCGGGCAGGTATCCTTACAGGCCGTGAGCTCTCTGCTTTGGGCGTCAACGTGGATTTTGCTCCTTCTCTGGATATGAACAGCAATCCTCTGAATCCTGTCATTGGGGTGCGGAGTTATGGTGATGACCCGGATGTGGTTTCGCGTTTTGCCCGCTCCATGGTTGATGGCATCCAGAGCCAAGGGGTGATGGCAGTCGGAAAACACTTTCCCGGGCATGGGGATACACATCAGGACTCCCATCTGGTACTTCCTGCCGTAGGTGGAGAACTTTCAGACCTTCAGAACCATATCCTGCCCTTCAGTGAGGCAGTGAGGGGAGGGATCCAGGGTATCATGAGCAGCCATATCCTGTTCCCCGATATTGAGAAAGAGCATGTTCCGGCAACCATGAGTCCCTTCTTCATGACTGAATTACTCAAGAATACCTTGGGTTTCAAGGGTCTGGTATTCAGTGACTGCATGGAAATGTTTGCCATAGCAAAGCATTCAGGGACTGTTGACGGTACGGTATTTGCAATGAAGGCCGGGGTGGATGTGGTTTTGATCAGTCACACAATAAGCCTCGGTATCGCCGCAGCAGAAGCTATTGCCACGGCCTTGGAAGCGGGGAGCCTCTCTCGCGAGGTATTCGATGCCTCAACCGATAAGATCCTTCTCGCTAAGGAAATGCTTCAGGAAGCAGAGAGAAAGCCTCTCTCTGTGGTTGGTAGTGCGATGCACACCAGGGAGAATCAGAGGTTGTATGACAGGAGCCTGACCTTGGTACAGGATGCTCCCTTTACACTGGGAGACAATCCCTTCTTCGTTGGAGTTCCTTGTTTTCAGGCAACAGTAGTATCCAGTGAGGAACATGAGGTAATGTTCGCCCCTGATATGGCCCGCCTCGTAGGTGGCAGTTCATTCGTTGTCAGTGAGAATCCTGATGAGAGAGAAATCCAGAGGGTGCTTTCTGGAGCAAAAGGCTGCTCCTCTGTAGTGGTAGGGACCTACAACGGTCATCAATACCCAGGTCAGATAGCGCTTGCAAATGCATTGGCGAAAGAACATCAGGTCCTTACCGTTGCCCTACGCAATCCCTATGATCTTGCCGAGCTGGATGTACATATCAGGAGCATTGCTGCGTATGCGTACAATCGGGATACGATACTTGCGTTGGCTCGGTTGCTAAAAAAGGAGATCACGGCAACGGGGATTCTTCCAGTACAGTTGGTTAGAACCTAA
- a CDS encoding glutathione peroxidase — translation MNVYDYSVQDREGKQVDLSEYKGKVLLIVNTATQCGFTPQYTELEKLYETYQGKGFEILDFPCNQFDGQAPEAIEEIHEICKLKYGTKFPQFGKVEVNGEDALPLYKYLKSKKGFAGFDMSHRIGPILDGKLREVDPEYEKDPSIKWNFTKFLVDRNGEVVTRFEPTHDLGDVAVSVEKLL, via the coding sequence ATGAACGTATATGATTACTCAGTACAAGACCGGGAAGGAAAACAGGTAGACCTTTCCGAGTATAAAGGCAAGGTACTCCTGATTGTGAACACTGCCACTCAGTGTGGTTTTACCCCTCAGTACACTGAGCTGGAGAAGCTCTATGAAACCTATCAGGGAAAGGGTTTTGAAATCCTGGACTTTCCCTGCAACCAGTTCGATGGACAAGCTCCCGAGGCTATCGAGGAGATCCACGAAATCTGCAAGCTCAAGTATGGAACCAAGTTTCCTCAGTTCGGAAAGGTAGAAGTCAACGGTGAAGATGCTCTTCCCTTGTACAAGTACCTGAAGAGCAAGAAGGGATTCGCAGGGTTCGACATGAGCCACAGGATTGGTCCTATTCTTGATGGAAAATTGCGTGAGGTTGACCCCGAGTATGAGAAGGATCCGTCGATCAAATGGAACTTTACCAAGTTCCTCGTCGACAGAAATGGGGAAGTGGTTACCCGTTTTGAGCCGACTCATGATCTTGGTGATGTAGCCGTTTCTGTCGAGAAACTTTTGTAA
- the tnpB gene encoding IS66 family insertion sequence element accessory protein TnpB (TnpB, as the term is used for proteins encoded by IS66 family insertion elements, is considered an accessory protein, since TnpC, encoded by a neighboring gene, is a DDE family transposase.), whose amino-acid sequence MALPFDTSLEGKRIFLRVGPTDFRRGVRGMVSLVVGAMNMSMDGQSMFVFCSTSKKQIRIVYCEGAGCWMLTRSIRYGCYSWPMDGDAAAQMTGEALRQLLTDPIPLGHLKARGLVTRMDLHI is encoded by the coding sequence ATGGCACTGCCGTTTGACACAAGCCTTGAAGGCAAGAGGATCTTTTTACGCGTCGGACCCACTGATTTCCGCCGCGGGGTACGCGGCATGGTCTCGCTGGTGGTGGGGGCGATGAACATGAGCATGGACGGGCAATCGATGTTCGTGTTCTGCTCCACCAGCAAAAAGCAGATACGCATCGTCTACTGCGAGGGAGCCGGGTGCTGGATGCTGACCCGTTCAATACGCTACGGGTGCTACAGCTGGCCGATGGACGGTGATGCTGCGGCACAGATGACCGGGGAAGCGTTGAGGCAGCTGTTGACGGACCCCATACCGCTGGGGCATCTGAAGGCACGCGGCCTTGTGACCAGGATGGACCTGCATATCTAG
- a CDS encoding IS66 family transposase yields the protein MTNEEEITRLRMRVTELEKQNEKDKRRIVSLTQKNSDLEEDVQVLSRAVRAGEEKLRLSLFLRFGSSSEKYRKLFNIPLELLSKEEEGSLSEEERKVLDQAKALVEQQTAKADAVSQKKGSRNRNPESRKRGNGCGRQSFDPSYPREVEHFHLPDHCPNCGIDVNNLNSPDAHEYIELIKDSLRIVRQLRDKGYCSNCGQSYDADGTRKRNIITASAPERFIPGGLAGNNLIATSLVDKFFYGLSVTRISKRFRNLGVELSEQNFANWHLRAGSELKPVAQAIRDFILTQPAINADETKLQVLAEQGRSDNLKSWMWVLCSATPHKPAAYFHYDVSRSSDVLKGMVGDYNGYLQADAYSGYQAGRQDYQFTLALCAAHLRRKYIDAQKAGAYKEDSPGSITLDRILTIIGRIYSVDKTHRRRWLYEKSISEQQFITLRRQESLPLFENLSKWVKGRYALHKDDELIMEGLDYYLNNEMLFRSYLDCANLNPDNSRVERIIRAFSTIRMNSLFAGCPDGAHTFATLQSIIQTANLWDLDLYGYVSYLLGEMARIRSLSAGSVDYSQYLPWNLSTRLREEMAVHSISIKKKPV from the coding sequence ATGACCAATGAAGAGGAAATAACCCGGCTGAGGATGCGTGTCACCGAGCTGGAGAAGCAAAACGAGAAGGACAAGAGGCGGATCGTCTCACTGACGCAGAAGAACTCCGATCTTGAGGAGGATGTGCAGGTGCTCTCCAGGGCGGTGCGAGCGGGTGAGGAGAAGCTGAGACTCAGCCTTTTCCTCAGGTTCGGCAGCTCCAGCGAGAAATACCGCAAGCTCTTCAACATACCCCTCGAGCTCCTTTCCAAGGAAGAGGAAGGATCTCTCAGCGAGGAGGAGAGGAAGGTCCTCGACCAAGCCAAGGCATTGGTCGAGCAACAAACCGCCAAGGCAGATGCCGTTTCGCAGAAGAAGGGGAGCAGAAACAGGAACCCTGAAAGCCGCAAACGAGGCAACGGCTGCGGGCGGCAGAGTTTCGACCCCTCATATCCCAGGGAAGTTGAGCATTTCCACCTACCCGATCATTGCCCCAATTGCGGAATCGATGTCAACAACCTCAACAGTCCCGACGCCCATGAGTACATTGAGCTGATCAAGGACAGCCTGCGCATCGTCAGGCAGCTGAGGGACAAGGGCTACTGTTCCAACTGCGGCCAAAGCTATGATGCAGACGGCACCAGAAAGCGCAACATCATCACCGCATCGGCCCCCGAGCGCTTCATCCCCGGTGGCCTTGCCGGCAACAATCTCATAGCCACCTCACTGGTGGACAAGTTCTTCTACGGGCTGTCTGTGACCAGGATATCCAAGCGGTTCAGGAACCTGGGTGTGGAGCTGAGCGAGCAGAATTTCGCCAACTGGCACCTGCGTGCCGGTTCCGAACTCAAGCCGGTGGCACAGGCGATCAGGGACTTCATCCTCACCCAGCCTGCAATAAACGCAGATGAGACAAAATTGCAAGTCCTGGCCGAGCAAGGACGCAGCGACAACCTGAAATCCTGGATGTGGGTCCTGTGTAGTGCGACACCCCACAAACCAGCCGCTTATTTCCACTATGACGTATCACGCTCCAGCGATGTATTGAAGGGCATGGTGGGCGACTACAACGGATATCTGCAGGCCGACGCCTACTCCGGCTACCAGGCCGGCAGACAGGATTACCAATTCACCCTCGCACTCTGTGCTGCTCATCTACGTCGAAAATACATCGACGCCCAGAAGGCCGGTGCCTACAAGGAGGATTCACCGGGGTCCATCACCCTTGACAGGATCCTCACCATCATAGGCAGGATATACAGCGTCGACAAGACCCATCGCCGTCGGTGGCTGTATGAGAAAAGCATCAGTGAACAGCAGTTCATCACTCTGCGAAGACAGGAGTCGCTGCCTCTGTTCGAGAATCTCTCCAAATGGGTCAAGGGCCGCTACGCCCTCCACAAGGACGACGAGCTCATCATGGAGGGGTTAGATTACTACCTCAACAACGAGATGCTGTTCCGGTCCTACCTTGACTGCGCCAACCTGAACCCAGATAATTCGAGGGTCGAGAGGATTATACGCGCTTTCAGTACAATAAGGATGAACTCCCTGTTCGCAGGGTGCCCCGACGGGGCGCACACCTTTGCAACCCTCCAGTCCATCATCCAGACAGCCAACCTGTGGGACCTGGACCTCTATGGGTATGTCTCCTACCTGCTCGGCGAGATGGCCAGGATACGCAGCCTGAGTGCCGGGTCGGTCGATTACAGCCAGTACCTGCCCTGGAACCTCAGTACAAGGCTTCGTGAGGAAATGGCTGTCCATTCCATCTCCATCAAGAAAAAACCTGTCTAG
- a CDS encoding glycoside hydrolase family 2 TIM barrel-domain containing protein: MDTLFLHHKAWQQPSITSVNRLPINSLPPSFTSVEDAMHWAKEGPEGWDQRESPYQVRLNGTWSFRYYETPLQVEDEVVKKDCDLDFDPIRVPGAWSVQGWDKPHYTNVIMPFKNTPPFPPEQNPTGVYKKQFIIDDEWMNRKTILKVGSAESYLEVYLNGSFVGMSKDSRLPSSFDLTPVLEKGENTLVLIVVRYSDASYVEDQDQWWFGGIHRTVVLISEGSNALQDVKVTPTLDDDFSKAHIHIKAPYAGGDGQVLLASLYDPDGALIISRHVTGSTGSYETTFEVDKPQLWSSEKPVLYCLSFSLDAEREHRSCMVGLRKVEIARRALLINGKRVFIKGVNRHEHDERSAKTLSTSSMVRDIKLMKQYNFNAVRTCHYPDDEIWYALCDKYGLYIMDEANIETHANYDSICRDEVWASCFLDRVQRMVRRDYNHPSVIIWSLGNESGHGNNHDSCAGWIRYYDKNRPIHYEGANRDEWGQGPHSLSSLKRGRFATDIIAPMYPPISLIEEWDHATEPDKDDRPLIMCEYSHAMGNSNGSLGDYWRVIKKSRGIQGGFIWDWVDQGILVDEQGSPVGFSSQGHKNNDGIKAWRYGGDFGDQPTDYDFCLNGLVLPDRTVKPAMAECLKVQQSIQITSEHPSSGTFTLINEQDFSSTDNVSLRYRLVSETDPKVLEGTLSLPVVEPGCKLDFSVPEILEEEARSLLRYGETFLLFEVFLTENTSYAEAGHVVALQQFKLSEAPKKAFPIPEASIMKDGEGVYLVETEAYRALIGKDGLLHSLAFAGQKELLASPLRVNLFRCPTENDGIKTLQSNTDEPEYDFYHDNKAFGPWFKHKLNQVGMILEDIHQEEGQLCTQHRLENPDKEVFGTFIQHWVFSSDKLHYQCTFDLNDAVGEYPRVGLACDLERRWSACRYFGLGPHENYPDRKDGAIMGEYHATVDELFVPYIVPQDYGVHTALRRLDLYDGNTGSVQFSSDSPFSFAFHRYTTDELWKKLHADKLEQSKLHHLYLDAAVRGVGT, from the coding sequence ATGGATACGTTGTTTCTCCATCACAAAGCTTGGCAACAGCCGTCGATCACCTCGGTCAATCGGCTTCCGATCAACAGTCTGCCCCCATCTTTTACATCCGTAGAAGATGCAATGCATTGGGCGAAAGAAGGCCCAGAAGGGTGGGATCAGAGGGAATCTCCTTACCAGGTCAGGCTGAATGGAACTTGGTCTTTCAGGTATTATGAGACCCCCCTCCAGGTGGAGGACGAGGTTGTCAAGAAGGATTGTGATCTTGACTTTGATCCCATCAGGGTCCCGGGGGCGTGGAGTGTGCAAGGATGGGACAAGCCACACTATACCAATGTGATCATGCCATTCAAGAACACCCCTCCATTTCCTCCAGAGCAAAATCCTACCGGCGTGTACAAAAAACAGTTCATTATCGACGACGAATGGATGAACAGAAAGACAATTCTCAAGGTTGGTAGTGCTGAGAGCTATCTGGAAGTGTATCTCAATGGCTCGTTCGTCGGAATGAGCAAGGATTCCAGGCTACCCTCTTCCTTTGACCTTACCCCTGTTCTGGAGAAAGGGGAGAACACCCTTGTCCTGATCGTTGTTCGCTATAGTGATGCTTCCTATGTGGAAGACCAGGACCAGTGGTGGTTTGGCGGTATCCATCGCACAGTTGTCCTGATCAGTGAGGGAAGCAACGCCCTACAGGATGTGAAAGTTACACCCACCCTGGATGATGATTTTTCCAAAGCCCACATCCACATCAAAGCACCCTATGCTGGAGGGGACGGGCAGGTGCTGCTTGCTAGTCTCTATGATCCAGATGGAGCCTTGATCATCTCTCGCCATGTAACGGGTAGTACGGGATCCTATGAGACCACCTTTGAGGTGGATAAACCCCAACTGTGGAGCAGTGAGAAGCCGGTACTGTACTGCCTCAGTTTCTCCTTGGATGCAGAGAGAGAGCATCGCTCTTGCATGGTAGGGCTGAGAAAGGTGGAAATTGCTCGTAGAGCTCTCCTGATAAACGGAAAGCGGGTCTTTATCAAGGGAGTAAACCGGCATGAGCATGACGAACGGTCAGCAAAGACATTGAGCACAAGCAGCATGGTACGGGATATCAAGCTGATGAAACAGTACAACTTCAATGCAGTGAGAACCTGTCACTATCCGGATGATGAAATCTGGTATGCGCTCTGTGATAAATACGGTCTGTATATCATGGATGAAGCAAATATCGAGACCCACGCAAACTACGACAGTATCTGTCGTGACGAAGTGTGGGCATCCTGTTTTCTGGATCGGGTACAGCGGATGGTCCGCCGGGACTACAACCATCCCTCGGTCATTATCTGGTCACTCGGAAATGAGAGTGGGCATGGTAACAATCATGACTCGTGCGCTGGTTGGATACGGTACTACGACAAGAACCGTCCCATACACTATGAAGGAGCAAACCGCGACGAGTGGGGGCAGGGCCCTCATTCTCTTTCCAGCTTGAAGCGGGGAAGGTTTGCCACCGATATCATCGCCCCAATGTATCCCCCCATCTCCCTGATCGAGGAATGGGACCATGCCACTGAGCCTGACAAGGATGACCGTCCCTTGATCATGTGTGAATACAGCCATGCAATGGGAAACTCCAATGGAAGTCTGGGCGACTACTGGAGGGTTATCAAGAAGAGTCGGGGGATACAGGGTGGATTCATCTGGGATTGGGTCGACCAAGGTATCCTCGTAGATGAGCAAGGAAGTCCCGTTGGATTCTCTTCCCAAGGTCACAAGAACAACGATGGTATCAAGGCCTGGCGTTATGGTGGAGATTTTGGTGACCAACCCACTGATTACGATTTCTGCCTCAACGGCCTGGTGCTCCCCGACCGTACGGTCAAGCCTGCAATGGCTGAATGCCTCAAGGTACAGCAGTCCATTCAGATCACCAGTGAGCATCCATCTAGTGGAACATTTACCCTTATCAATGAGCAGGACTTTTCTTCAACTGACAACGTATCTCTTCGATACCGTTTGGTTAGCGAGACCGATCCCAAGGTATTGGAAGGGACGCTCTCCCTACCGGTGGTAGAACCCGGTTGTAAACTGGATTTCTCTGTGCCTGAGATACTGGAAGAAGAAGCTCGCTCTCTGCTGCGCTACGGAGAGACGTTTCTGCTCTTCGAAGTCTTCCTCACTGAGAATACCTCGTACGCAGAGGCTGGACATGTAGTGGCTTTGCAACAGTTCAAGCTCTCAGAGGCCCCCAAGAAGGCATTCCCCATTCCAGAAGCTTCCATCATGAAAGACGGGGAGGGGGTGTACCTCGTGGAGACTGAGGCCTACCGGGCCCTGATTGGCAAGGATGGGCTCCTGCATAGCCTCGCCTTTGCTGGGCAGAAAGAGCTGCTTGCTAGTCCCTTACGGGTTAACCTCTTCCGCTGTCCAACCGAAAATGACGGTATCAAGACACTGCAGTCCAATACCGATGAGCCGGAGTATGACTTCTACCACGACAATAAGGCGTTCGGTCCTTGGTTCAAGCATAAGCTGAACCAGGTAGGTATGATCTTGGAGGACATCCATCAGGAGGAAGGGCAACTCTGCACGCAACATCGCTTGGAGAACCCGGACAAGGAGGTCTTTGGTACCTTCATCCAACACTGGGTCTTCTCTTCGGATAAGCTGCACTATCAGTGTACCTTCGACCTGAATGACGCTGTGGGGGAATATCCAAGGGTGGGACTTGCCTGTGATCTTGAACGGAGGTGGTCTGCATGTCGTTATTTTGGTTTGGGTCCACATGAAAACTACCCCGACCGCAAGGATGGGGCGATCATGGGAGAGTACCACGCGACAGTAGACGAGCTCTTTGTTCCTTACATTGTTCCCCAGGATTATGGAGTGCATACAGCCCTCAGGCGTCTGGACCTCTATGATGGCAACACCGGCAGTGTGCAGTTCAGTAGTGATTCTCCCTTCTCCTTTGCCTTCCACAGATATACGACTGATGAGTTATGGAAGAAGCTTCATGCGGACAAGCTGGAGCAGAGCAAATTACATCATTTGTATCTGGATGCAGCGGTAAGGGGGGTAGGGACGTGA
- a CDS encoding carbohydrate ABC transporter permease translates to MNKRQGASIAKYVFLIIICLFSVFPFYFMVVGATNKSVDIIKGRLFFGTFLFENIKTLATNVRLGNAFWNSLRNALANTAAALLVCSLAGYGFQIYRDKGKDTLMGLLLLSMMVPFAALMVPLFRMFSQAKLLDTTMGFILPTISTAFLIFFFRQSSESFPIETVQAARVDGLGEFGIFFRIYVPIMAPTFAAAAIVTFMNAWNNYLWPLIIMQSQDSQTMPLLITGLTAGYTTDYGILMLSVTITTLPTLILFFTQQRRFVEGVLGSVK, encoded by the coding sequence ATGAACAAGCGACAAGGTGCATCCATAGCAAAATATGTATTTCTGATTATCATCTGCCTGTTCTCTGTGTTTCCGTTCTACTTTATGGTGGTAGGTGCAACCAACAAGAGTGTGGACATCATCAAAGGTAGGCTTTTCTTCGGGACCTTCCTGTTTGAAAACATCAAGACCCTCGCTACGAACGTGCGACTGGGGAATGCATTTTGGAACTCACTGCGTAATGCCTTGGCCAATACGGCAGCGGCCCTGCTGGTCTGCAGCCTCGCTGGGTATGGATTCCAGATCTATCGAGACAAGGGAAAGGATACCTTGATGGGGTTGCTTCTGCTCTCTATGATGGTTCCCTTCGCTGCCCTCATGGTCCCCCTCTTCAGGATGTTCAGCCAGGCCAAGTTGCTTGATACGACCATGGGATTCATTCTTCCCACAATCTCTACCGCCTTCCTGATTTTCTTCTTCCGGCAGAGCAGCGAATCCTTTCCCATTGAGACTGTGCAGGCTGCCCGGGTCGATGGGCTAGGGGAGTTTGGCATCTTTTTCAGGATCTATGTGCCTATCATGGCTCCCACCTTTGCAGCGGCTGCTATTGTTACATTCATGAATGCATGGAATAATTACCTATGGCCATTGATCATCATGCAGAGTCAGGATAGTCAGACCATGCCTCTTCTGATCACTGGCCTCACTGCAGGGTATACTACCGATTATGGTATTCTGATGCTCTCTGTCACCATCACAACCCTGCCGACCTTGATCCTCTTCTTTACCCAACAGAGAAGGTTCGTGGAAGGGGTGCTCGGCTCGGTCAAATAA
- a CDS encoding sugar ABC transporter permease has protein sequence MAKSNLSRKINLYGWLFVIPAALFIFILNFYPMISAFLLSLQSGRGNNLKFAGLKNYARLFEDEMFLTSVGNVVTYLVIQVPIMLLFALVLATMLNDPKLKGRGIFRTMIFLPCATSLVSSAMIFKSLFSIDGIMNAALVGIGMLSEPISWLTHPVWAKFVIILTITWRWTGYNTVFYLAGLQNINRNVYEAARIDGASASRQFFSITIPLLKPVILLTTIMSTNGTLQLFDEVRTLTNGGPGIATLSISQYIYNLSFMYNPQFGYAAAVSYAILVMVAVLSFVQIKVGGKR, from the coding sequence ATGGCAAAAAGTAATCTGAGTCGAAAGATCAACCTATATGGCTGGTTGTTCGTCATTCCTGCAGCACTATTCATCTTTATCCTGAACTTCTATCCAATGATCAGTGCGTTCCTGCTCTCTTTGCAATCAGGAAGGGGGAATAACCTGAAATTTGCAGGATTGAAGAACTACGCACGCCTGTTTGAGGATGAGATGTTTCTCACCTCAGTGGGAAACGTTGTCACCTATCTTGTGATCCAAGTACCCATTATGCTGTTGTTTGCATTGGTTCTGGCCACCATGCTGAACGATCCCAAGCTCAAAGGCAGGGGGATTTTCAGGACCATGATCTTTTTACCGTGTGCGACCAGTTTGGTTTCCTCGGCCATGATCTTTAAATCATTGTTCTCCATTGATGGGATCATGAATGCAGCCCTGGTTGGCATTGGCATGCTTTCTGAGCCGATCAGCTGGCTTACCCATCCCGTCTGGGCGAAATTTGTCATCATCCTTACCATTACCTGGCGATGGACCGGGTATAATACCGTGTTCTATCTTGCGGGACTCCAGAATATCAACCGGAACGTATATGAGGCAGCCCGCATCGACGGAGCCTCAGCGAGCAGGCAATTCTTCTCCATAACCATCCCACTGCTCAAGCCGGTGATTCTCTTGACTACCATCATGTCTACCAATGGGACATTACAGCTCTTCGATGAGGTGCGTACCCTAACCAACGGAGGTCCAGGAATCGCAACCCTCTCGATCAGCCAATACATCTATAACCTGTCGTTTATGTACAACCCGCAATTTGGGTATGCGGCGGCAGTATCTTATGCAATCCTGGTGATGGTTGCTGTTCTCTCCTTCGTCCAGATCAAAGTGGGAGGTAAGCGATGA